The nucleotide window ATGCCCCATCCCAGGTAGAGGTGGAATGACATTCCCAGCAATTGGTTGGATCGCCGGGATCATGCTCATCATTAAAATCATCAAGATGGCAGCTTAAGCATTGAGGCTGATAATTTGGTTGTGAATGACATTCTCCACAATCAACATTATTATGCTGCGAAGATATAGGAAAAAAGCTGTGATCAAATGAAGCCGGCGTCCAGGCAGTCTGGGTATGACATTGCAGACAGTCGTGATTAAAATTCAGTGTCACATGCGGTGGATCATTTGTTACATTAAAATCATTATCGTGACAGCCGAAACATGTGTTTGGCGTATTGTTGTAATCCCCATTGTGACAGCTTGCACAATCATTCGCGATAGAAGCATGTGCACCAATCAACTGATAAAAATCATTATGAATCGGGAATGTCGCCGGTGCCCAGCCAGGATTTGTAGTGTGACATGTTTCGCAGGTTATTGGTAATGATAATGTTAAATGACTTGGATTTATACTTTGCTTATAATCCGACATATGACAAGCATCGCAATTGGTAGGTGTTCCCGAATATCCATTAGCATGACAACTTTCACAAGCAACTGTGAGATGTGCGCCGGTTAACGGGAAATTAGTAGTATTGTGATCGAACAATGCCCCATCCCAGGTTGAAGTAGAATGACATTCCCAGCAATTGGTTGGATCGCCTGGATCATGCTCATCATTAAAATCATCAAGATGGCAGCTCAAACATTGAGGCTGATAATTTGCCTGTGAATGACATTCTCCACAGTCAACATTATTATGCTGCGAAGATATAGGATAAAAATTATGATCGAATGAAGCCGGCGTCCAGGCAGTTTGGGTATGACATTCCAAACAATCGTGATTAAAATTTAAAGTCACATGCGGCGGATCATTTGTTTCATTAAAGTCATTATCATGGCAGCCGAAACATGTGTTCGGTGTGTTGTTGTAATCACCGTTGTGGCAGCTTGCACAGTCATTGGCAATTGCAGCGTGAGCCCCTATCAATTGATAAAAATCATTGTGAATCGGAAATGTCGCCGGTGCCCAGCCAGGATTTGTAGTGTGACATGTTTCGCAAGTGGTAGGCAATTGTAATGCAGTATGACTTGGATTTGTACTTTGATTATAATTCGTCATATGGCATGCATCGCAATTGGTTGGGGTTCCTTCAAAACCATTAGCATGACATTGCGAACAAGTAACAGTTAGGTGTGCGCCGGTTAACGGAAAATTAGTTGTCTGATGATCAAATGTAACATCACTCCAAGCCGAAGCATTATGACACATCTCGCAATTTGTCGGGTAGCCTTGAGCAACATGTTCAGGCGCAATATTATAATCATCCTGATGACATGATATGCAATCCGAGGAAAGACCGGTAACAGTCCCTTGATGACACGAAGAACATTGAATAACAGCATGCTGCCCTGTTAATTCAAAACCAGTTGTTGTATGACTAAAGGTGGAGGGAACCCATGCAGTTGTGGTGTGACAGCTTTCGCAATTTGTTGGCAACCCTGCTGCCTGATGATTTGGGCTAACAGCCCCATCATAATCAGATTGATGACAACCAACGCATTCGTTTGGGGGATTATTATAATTTCCATTATGACAGCTTTCGCAATCATATGATATTTGTGCGTGTGCGCCTGTTAATAAAAAGTACTGATCGTGTTGCGGAAATAATGCCGGCGACCAACCAGGATTTGTAGTATGGCAAGTTTCGCAAGTGATTGCTATTCCCAAAGTCTGATGATTGGGATTCGTTGTGTTATTAAAATCTGTTTGATGACAATCACTGCATATCGTACTTGTTCCTTCATAACCATTTTGATGACATGCTATACAATCAAGTGAAAGATGTCCACCTGTTAAAGGGAAGTTTGAGAATTGATGATCAAATGCGCCGTCAGCTTTTCCATCCGGATGGCAGGCATAACATTCTTCACTCTGATAAATATAACCTTGAACCCCCTGATGTTCATTATCCGTATCAGCTTGATTGTGTTCATGACAAGTGATACAAGAGAAAATAGAAAAATCACCCTGATTAGTATGGCAATCAGCGCAATCATTCCACTCCCCATTGTGTTTACCACTGTATATCGGGAAGTATTGTCCATCGTGATCAAAATTTGCCGGCGTCCATCCACTCGTTGTATGACAATCCTCACAGGTAGTTGGGAAGCCCGCAGCAATATGATTTGGATCAACAGAATTTTCATAATCTTGTTGGTGGCATGCATAACAATCCGTTGGTGTTCCAGTGTATCCATTCGTATGACACTGCTGACAATCAACTGTTAAATGTTTTCCCGTTAATGGAAAGTTAGTATTGTTATGATCAAAGTTTGATGGAGTCCACCCCGCCGTTGTGTGGCAAACTGTGCAATCAGTTGGATAGCCTTCCAGCAAGTGATTCGGATCTGTGGTCCCGTTATAATCCTGTTCGTGACACGCGAAGCAATCCGTTGGCGTTCCAGTGTATCCATTCGTATGACACTGCTGACAATCAACTGTTAAATGTTTTCCCGTTAATGGAAAGTTAGTATTGTTATGATCAAAGTTTGATGGAGTCCACCCCGCCGTTGTGTGGCAAACTGTACAATCAGTCGGATAGCCTTCCAGCAAGTGATTCGGATCTGTGGTCCCGTTATAATCCTGTTCGTGACATGCGAAGCAATCCGTCGGTGTTCCAGTGTATCCATTAGTATGACACTGCTGACAATCAACTGTTAAATGTTTTCCCGTTAATGGAAAGTTAGTATTGTTATGATCAAAGTTTGATGGAGTCCACCCCGCCGTTGTATGACAAACTGTACAATCGGTTGGATAGCCCTCCAGCAAGTGATTCGGATCTGTGGTCCCGTTATAATCCTGTTCGTGACAAGCGAAGCAATCTGTGGGTGTTCCAGTGTATCCATTCGTATGACACTGCTGACAATCAACTGTTAGATGTTTCCCAGTTAATGGAAAAGCAGTAAGGTTATGATCAAACTGAGCATCGTTCCAATCATCAGTATTATGGCAAAGAGTACAGTCGGTTGGATAAGCTTCCTGTATATGATTCGGATCGTTTGCAGTATTATAATCTTGTTCATGACAGGCAAAACAATCCGTTGGTGTTCCGGTAAAGGTGGTAGCATGACATTCCTGACAATCAACAGTTACATGCTTCCCTGTTAATGGGAAGTTAGTAAGATTATGATCAAAGTTTGCCGGTGACCATGCATTTATATCGTGACACTCTGTACAATCAATCGAAAATTCCGCAGCGATATGGTTGGGGTTAACCGACTCATCATAATCTTGTTTGTGGCAAGCATAGCAATCGGTTGAATGTCTGGTAAATGTTCCGGGTTGATGACACGAAAAACAAGGACTCATTTTGTGTCCGCCAACAAGCGGGAAAAAATCATGGTTAAAATTGTCTGCAGCCCAGTTGAGTGAATTTAGGTTGTGGCATTCCTGACAATCAGTTGAAAACTGGGATTCAATATGATTTGGATTTTGTGTCGCAAAATAATCAGCAGAGTGACAATCAAAACAATTTGTTCCCTGCGGCTCAAATGTAAAATTTGGATAGCCTGAATGACACTGCACGCAATCAGCTCGAAGGTGAGCTCCGAGTAAAGGGAATCTACTCATCTGATGAAGATTATTCATATCTTTAACAAGCCATGATTGAGGGGTGTGGCAGCGGGCGCAGTCAAAACCAACTGTGCCTTGATGAATATCTTTATGACATGTCTGACAATCGGTATCTGCATCTTTAAATATCAGTGTACTGTGACAACTCTTGCAGTCAGCGGATTGGTGTTGTCCTTCGAGAGAAAATTTTGTTTCGGAGTGGTTAAAAATAATTTTGGCTTTATCTATTTTCCAGCTTGTTTCGCTATGACACTTTGAACAATCAATGTTCAAGTCCTTTTCGTGCGGAGATTGAGCGAGCAGAGTCCCTGCGAGAATCAGCGTTAGTATTATGAATGACAAGATGCGCATTTAAAATCAGCTAATTTATATTGGATAAAAATTTGTCCGTTTTTTTCTGAAGGCTTATGACATTTTGCACAAAGAACTTTTTCGTGCGCACCAGCAAGAGAAAATTTAGTTTTGTTATGATCAAAGTTTTCCGGTTTCCAATTATTAAAAGCATGGCATCGCTGACAGTTAGATTCATCGCCTTCGTTAAATTGTCCTTGATGTTTATCATTATGGCACGATTCGCATTTTTTATCTGAAGACAAAAATAAGTATTTCTTATTTAAGTTCTCATCAACTTTAACGTGACATTTAGAACAATTAACATCAGCATGTTTTCCCGATAATTTAAATTCAGTTGAATTATGGTCGAACTTTATAGTACGCCAGCTTGCCGTTTCGTGACAAGAGGAACAATTATTTTTTGGAAGATATTTTTCTGACAATTCTTTACTGTGGACATTTTCATGACAATCAATACAATTTTCGCCAAGCTTTTTGAATTTCCAATTATCTTCTTTTAAATGACAACTCTGGCATGGCACTGCAAAATGGGCTCCGGAAAGTTCATAAGCGGATTTCTTGTGCTGCTCAATTGTAAATAATGAAGGCTTGAACCCATCCACATTGTGACAATCAACGCAATCGCGGGTAGAATTATTTAGAGCAATCTCCCCTTTGTGATAATCAGAATGACAATCAACACATTTTTCAAATTTAGGTTTTACAGAAATTCCATCTTTATGGCAATCATTACAGCGCACTGCCCTGTGTTTTCCAATCAGAGGGTATTTGGTTTTACTGTGATCAAATGTTCCTTCATTAATCTGATGAAAGCTTGATGTAACGTGACAACTTTGACAATTAGCTCCAAACTTACCTTGATGAATATCTTTATGACATGATTGACAGCTTGAGAATGCCACATCCTTAAATTTCTGAAAATCCTTTCCGTTTCTTGTCTCCCTCGGATGGCATTTTACACAATCAACTTTGATGTGAGAACCGGTGAGTTTATACTTAGAGTTATTGTGATCAAAATTCTTTGCCGGCTTAAATTTATTTGTATCGTGGCACTTTTTGCAATCCGTGCCTAAAGTCTTTTGGTGGCTGTCTTCGTGACAAGCAGAACAGAAATTTTCCAAACCCAAATAAGTTTTTTTTCTTTTCTTTAAATCGCTGCTCGAAATAAATTTAGCTTGATGACACTTGCTGCAATCCAAATCTTTATGCGAACCTTCAAGAGTATAGCCGGCTTTGTTATGATCAAATTTATTTTCGTCAAAATTTATAAGTTTAAATCCTCTTCCGTAATGTTCGCCATGACAGCTCCAGCAGTTTTGCCCTTTGACACTGCTGCTTGAGTGATATCCTCTCCCTGATGAAATTAAATTTTGCACAGCTTTGTGGCAGTCGAGACATTTAGAATTGTTTACTTTCTCACCCAGCACATGACACTTGGTGCAATTACTCATTCCTTCTAAACTTTTATGTGCGTTACTTAATTCACCGGGAGATATCTGTGCAAATGAAAAATTGGTAAACGAAATAAATGCACTGACAAGCAGCAAGCACTTCAAAAAAGAAATATGATTAGTTAGAGTGTTTGAGAATAGCATCGCCAAATTTCTTTGTAATTGTTATTCCAATTTTTTCCAAAAATTTTGTCGGCAGTTCACCGCCAGCAAATACGTAAATTAAATCATTCTCGAGCGAAATAATTTTTCCATCATTAATATTGAGAATAACTGCTGTGTCTAAAATTTCAGAAACATTGGAATTGAAAATTACCTTTATTTTACCTTCTCTAACTGCAGTATCTATGTTTTCATGATTTCTTGGTTTCAATCTTGAAAAATTTTCGCTCCTGTAAGAAAGAGTAACTTCGTTATGTTCATCTGCCAAAAGGATAGCTGATTCGATTGCGGAATCTCCACCGCCAACAACAAGAATATTTTTTTGATGAATCAATTCAGGTTCAAGAAGTCTGTAATAAACTTTTTCCTTTTCTTCACCAGGAACACCAAGTTTTCGTGGTGTACCGCGTCTGCCAATGGCAAGCAGAACCGCTTTGCAAGTATAATGACCCACTGAAGTTTTAACAATAAAATGATCATCAACTTTTTGGATTTGTTCGACACGCTCATGCTCATTTATCTGAATATTATTTTTACTTAGCACTTCATTCCAAAGATTAATCAATTCGGTTTTGGTAGTTTCAACAAGCTTTATTTTTCCGTATAGAGGTAAATCCATTGGTGAAGTCATTACAATTTTTGCTCTCGGAAAATTAAAAACTGTACCGCCAAGGCTATCTTGTTCGAGTGTTAAAAAACGCAATCCCATTTTTTTTGCCGATAAAGAAGATGAAATTCCGGCGGGACCGCCTCCAACAATAATCACATCATATTGCGTCTTAATATTCTTATTTATTTTTTTGTTGAGATAATCCATTGCCTGTTTGCCTTGTTCGACTGCATTCTTAATCAACCCCATCCCTCCAAGTTCGCCAGCGATAAAGATTCCGGGAATGCTGGTCTCAAATTCCTGACTGACTTGGGGCAGTTCAACCCCCCTTTTTTCTGTACCAATGCACAGTGTAATTGCTTGCACAGGACATGCGTGGAAGCATGCACCGTGTCCAACGCATCTCGAAGCATTAACAGTGCTCGCTCTTCCGTTAAATAAACCAAGTATGTCTTTTTCGGGGCAAGCAGTAATG belongs to Ignavibacteriales bacterium and includes:
- a CDS encoding cytochrome C → MSFTNFSFAQISPGELSNAHKSLEGMSNCTKCHVLGEKVNNSKCLDCHKAVQNLISSGRGYHSSSSVKGQNCWSCHGEHYGRGFKLINFDENKFDHNKAGYTLEGSHKDLDCSKCHQAKFISSSDLKKRKKTYLGLENFCSACHEDSHQKTLGTDCKKCHDTNKFKPAKNFDHNNSKYKLTGSHIKVDCVKCHPRETRNGKDFQKFKDVAFSSCQSCHKDIHQGKFGANCQSCHVTSSFHQINEGTFDHSKTKYPLIGKHRAVRCNDCHKDGISVKPKFEKCVDCHSDYHKGEIALNNSTRDCVDCHNVDGFKPSLFTIEQHKKSAYELSGAHFAVPCQSCHLKEDNWKFKKLGENCIDCHENVHSKELSEKYLPKNNCSSCHETASWRTIKFDHNSTEFKLSGKHADVNCSKCHVKVDENLNKKYLFLSSDKKCESCHNDKHQGQFNEGDESNCQRCHAFNNWKPENFDHNKTKFSLAGAHEKVLCAKCHKPSEKNGQIFIQYKLADFKCASCHS
- a CDS encoding NAD(P)-binding domain-containing protein — encoded protein: MFVYLRSHKNKTKVTEEKIEKAKQFGIFEPVSLHPVVDPDMCIGSGACITACPEKDILGLFNGRASTVNASRCVGHGACFHACPVQAITLCIGTEKRGVELPQVSQEFETSIPGIFIAGELGGMGLIKNAVEQGKQAMDYLNKKINKNIKTQYDVIIVGGGPAGISSSLSAKKMGLRFLTLEQDSLGGTVFNFPRAKIVMTSPMDLPLYGKIKLVETTKTELINLWNEVLSKNNIQINEHERVEQIQKVDDHFIVKTSVGHYTCKAVLLAIGRRGTPRKLGVPGEEKEKVYYRLLEPELIHQKNILVVGGGDSAIESAILLADEHNEVTLSYRSENFSRLKPRNHENIDTAVREGKIKVIFNSNVSEILDTAVILNINDGKIISLENDLIYVFAGGELPTKFLEKIGITITKKFGDAILKHSN